In Perognathus longimembris pacificus isolate PPM17 chromosome 3, ASM2315922v1, whole genome shotgun sequence, a single window of DNA contains:
- the Arl11 gene encoding ADP-ribosylation factor-like protein 11 has protein sequence MGSVNSRGHKTEAQVVMMGLDSAGKTTILYKLKGHQLVETLPTIGFNVEPLETPGHMPLILWDIGGQIQLRATWKDYLENADILVYVLDSTDEARLPEAMAELTEVLEDPNMVYVPFLVLANKQESPDALPLLEIRNRLGLERFLDHSWELRGCSALTGQGLPEVLQSLQSLLKSR, from the coding sequence ATGGGCTCTGTGAATTCCAGAGGGCACAAGACAGAAGCCCAGGTGGTGATGATGGGCCTTGACTCAGCAGGCAAGACCACAATCCTGTACAAGCTGAAAGGCCATCAGCTGGTAGAGACCCTGCCCACTATTGGTTTCAATGTGGAGCCTCTTGAAACTCCTGGTCACATGCCATTGATTCTGTGGGATATTGGGGGACAGATCCAGCTTAGGGCCACCTGGAAGGACTACCTGGAAAATGCAGATATCCTTGTGTACGTGCTGGACAGTACTGATGAAGCCCGCTTGCCTGAGGCGATGGCTGAGCTCACAGAAGTCCTGGAGGACCCCAATATGGTCTACGTTCCTTTCTTGGTGCTGGCCAACAAACAGGAGTCACCTGATGCCCTTCCACTGCTTGAGATCAGAAACAGGCTCGGCCTGGAGAGGTTCTTGGATCATAGCTGGGAGCTCCGGGGCTGCAGTGCCCTCACCGGCCAGGGCCTGCCCGAGGTCCTGCAGAGCCTGCAGAGCCTGCTCAAGTCCCGCTGA